In Rhodospirillaceae bacterium, a single window of DNA contains:
- a CDS encoding AbrB/MazE/SpoVT family DNA-binding domain-containing protein — protein MELKLRKTGNSLATTWPKEVLNRLNVKEGDKLYTVETPHGILVTPYDPKFEKTMDIAKRIMARDRDALKELAK, from the coding sequence ATGGAACTCAAGCTGCGCAAGACTGGGAACTCTCTGGCCACTACATGGCCGAAGGAGGTTTTAAACCGGCTCAATGTCAAAGAAGGCGACAAGCTCTATACTGTTGAAACTCCGCATGGGATTTTGGTCACGCCTTATGATCCTAAGTTTGAGAAAACGATGGATATAGCTAAGCGTATCATGGCACGTGACCGCGATGCCCTGAAAGAACTTGCTAAATAA
- a CDS encoding GIY-YIG nuclease family protein, whose translation MGNFVYVLGSNGKGGPRTYVGWTNDLDNRLSKHNAGTGARSTKGRTWQLLYAEKYTTKKEAMSREWHLKRDRRFRKSLLALVAD comes from the coding sequence ATGGGCAATTTTGTCTACGTCCTGGGCAGCAATGGAAAAGGCGGACCTCGCACCTACGTCGGCTGGACCAACGACTTAGATAACAGATTGTCGAAACACAACGCAGGCACCGGCGCACGCTCAACCAAAGGCCGCACGTGGCAACTTTTATATGCCGAAAAATACACAACAAAAAAAGAAGCCATGAGCCGCGAATGGCACCTGAAGCGAGATCGAAGATTTCGCAAGTCTCTTTTGGCCTTGGTGGCAGATTAA
- a CDS encoding outer membrane beta-barrel protein — translation MKANFIRASVVLALLGLGLSGNAYADNDDGNSGFYAEVGGSLSTPSDVDAPFTSTLGTDVNWDTSGAVGVKLKLGWDFGKIRSDLKISAYEGGVDTIDSVTASRDDFWFGSATLNGYWDIVNKKVGKRLSITPYVGLGVGAVGGYIRASSVLADGSGATRRDNRRDIALAGRAMIGAQLHLSKHVGFTMGYDLLVGGIEGSTFTNHALELGLRLTF, via the coding sequence ATGAAGGCGAATTTCATACGCGCATCAGTTGTTTTAGCCCTGCTGGGGTTAGGGCTTTCTGGCAACGCCTATGCGGATAATGACGATGGGAACTCTGGCTTTTACGCTGAAGTTGGCGGATCGTTATCCACGCCGTCTGATGTTGATGCGCCGTTTACCTCGACCCTTGGCACAGATGTGAATTGGGATACCAGTGGCGCTGTCGGTGTGAAGCTGAAGCTGGGCTGGGATTTTGGTAAAATTAGGTCCGATTTAAAAATCTCCGCATACGAGGGCGGTGTTGATACGATTGATAGTGTCACGGCCAGCCGAGATGATTTCTGGTTTGGGTCTGCGACCTTAAATGGTTACTGGGATATTGTTAACAAAAAGGTCGGTAAAAGATTATCCATTACGCCTTATGTTGGCCTAGGGGTTGGCGCAGTTGGTGGATATATTAGGGCCTCGTCGGTTTTAGCCGATGGTTCTGGTGCAACCCGCCGGGACAATCGCCGTGATATCGCATTAGCTGGACGTGCTATGATTGGCGCTCAATTGCATCTTTCTAAACATGTTGGGTTTACGATGGGTTATGATTTGCTGGTGGGGGGGATCGAAGGCAGTACCTTTACGAATCATGCCCTAGAGTTGGGGCTGCGTCTTACTTTTTAA
- a CDS encoding YaiI/YqxD family protein, whose translation MLEIYVDGDACPVKDEVIRVAERHEIMVYVVSNAWMRLPKHPLVEMVVVDAGPDVADDWIAERVGPGDIAITADIPLAKRCLDQEAEVLGSTGKPFTEESIGMALAMRDLNAHLRETGEIKGYNASFSKQDRSRFLQALEQTIQLIKRRR comes from the coding sequence ATGCTTGAAATCTACGTCGATGGCGATGCCTGCCCTGTGAAAGATGAAGTGATCCGAGTGGCCGAGCGCCATGAGATCATGGTCTATGTCGTCTCCAACGCGTGGATGCGCTTGCCCAAGCATCCGTTGGTAGAAATGGTTGTGGTTGATGCCGGGCCCGATGTCGCAGACGACTGGATCGCCGAACGGGTTGGCCCTGGCGATATCGCCATTACCGCCGACATTCCCTTGGCAAAACGCTGCCTGGATCAAGAGGCAGAAGTTTTAGGATCAACCGGCAAACCGTTTACTGAAGAAAGCATCGGCATGGCCTTGGCAATGCGGGATTTAAACGCCCACCTGCGCGAGACGGGTGAAATCAAGGGTTATAACGCGAGCTTCTCCAAACAAGACAGGTCGAGGTTCCTGCAAGCGTTGGAGCAGACGATCCAATTGATTAAGCGTCGACGTTAG
- the recQ gene encoding DNA helicase RecQ — translation MTIADAQKILKDVFGYDNFRPGQEEVISTLVTGENVLAVMPTGSGKSLCFQIPALMNGGLCIVVSPLVALMEDQVAALKLAGVAAETINSSRTYENNADNWRRVASGETRILYISPERLMTVRMLDALARLPVDLIAVDEAHCISRWGPAFRPEYEDLGKLKDVFPNARLAAMTATADEATRSDIAAKLFASKGQIFVSGFDRPNIRISVEMRREWKKQLLEFVNTFTGESGIVYCLSRKKTEETAAFLAANGIHALPYHAGLDKSVRSTNQDTFMTEPNVVMVATIAFGMGIDKPDVRYVFHANLPASTEAYYQEIGRAGRDGKPAEAMMLYGFDDIRMRRMFIDQEGGEEDHRRREHKRLDTLIAFCESPECRRQALLAYFGETSKPCGNCDICINPPDLKEGTTEAQKVMAAVTGTGNRFGAAHLIDVLRGANTERIRNFNHDQLPAYGTGKEISKEGWRSIIRQLTAAGYLQLDVQGHGGLTMTEKGRDLVQGHESFSYREDTGPVGPKKKAPRPAPAAADLSDAETTLFNALKELRLELAKKRKVPAYAVFPDKTLADMARRCPQNENEFAEIHGVGEAKLKKFAVPFLDTIAAFQEDTA, via the coding sequence ATGACAATCGCTGACGCCCAGAAAATCCTTAAAGACGTCTTCGGTTATGACAATTTTCGTCCCGGTCAGGAAGAAGTAATTTCAACTCTTGTAACGGGTGAGAACGTACTGGCGGTCATGCCGACGGGCTCCGGCAAGTCGCTATGTTTTCAAATTCCGGCGCTGATGAACGGAGGCCTTTGCATTGTCGTTTCGCCCTTGGTGGCCTTGATGGAGGACCAAGTCGCGGCGCTAAAGCTTGCAGGTGTTGCCGCAGAGACGATTAATTCGTCGCGAACGTACGAGAATAATGCTGATAATTGGCGGCGCGTGGCCAGCGGTGAGACACGGATTTTATATATTTCTCCGGAACGCTTGATGACTGTGCGGATGTTAGATGCGCTGGCGCGATTGCCGGTTGATCTTATCGCGGTTGATGAGGCGCACTGTATTTCCCGTTGGGGGCCTGCATTTAGACCCGAGTATGAAGACCTTGGCAAACTGAAAGACGTCTTTCCCAACGCCCGCTTAGCGGCAATGACCGCCACCGCAGATGAAGCCACCCGCTCAGATATCGCGGCCAAGTTATTCGCCAGCAAAGGACAGATCTTTGTTTCAGGGTTCGACCGACCGAACATCCGAATTTCAGTTGAGATGCGGCGCGAATGGAAAAAGCAATTACTCGAATTCGTAAATACCTTCACTGGCGAAAGTGGCATCGTCTATTGCCTGTCACGAAAGAAGACCGAAGAAACGGCCGCATTTCTGGCTGCCAATGGCATCCACGCCCTGCCCTATCACGCCGGGCTAGACAAAAGCGTCCGCAGTACCAACCAAGATACATTTATGACCGAGCCCAATGTCGTGATGGTCGCAACAATTGCGTTTGGCATGGGAATCGACAAGCCGGACGTGCGCTATGTCTTTCATGCTAATCTGCCCGCCAGTACAGAAGCATACTACCAGGAAATCGGTCGTGCGGGTCGCGATGGCAAACCCGCTGAAGCCATGATGCTGTATGGCTTCGATGACATCCGCATGCGGCGCATGTTCATTGATCAAGAAGGTGGCGAAGAAGACCACCGCCGCCGCGAGCACAAACGATTGGATACGCTGATCGCCTTTTGTGAATCGCCAGAATGTCGCCGCCAAGCATTGCTGGCTTATTTTGGCGAAACCTCCAAACCCTGCGGCAACTGCGATATATGTATAAATCCGCCGGACTTAAAAGAAGGCACAACCGAAGCTCAGAAAGTAATGGCCGCCGTCACCGGCACTGGCAACCGCTTTGGTGCAGCGCATTTAATTGATGTCCTGCGCGGCGCAAATACCGAGCGCATCCGCAACTTTAATCACGATCAGCTGCCAGCGTACGGCACCGGTAAAGAGATCAGCAAGGAAGGCTGGCGCTCCATCATCCGCCAACTTACCGCAGCCGGATATTTACAGTTAGACGTTCAAGGCCACGGCGGTCTGACCATGACGGAAAAAGGCCGAGACTTGGTACAAGGCCACGAAAGCTTTAGTTATCGCGAAGACACAGGACCCGTAGGACCGAAGAAAAAAGCACCGCGGCCCGCTCCAGCGGCGGCCGATTTATCTGACGCTGAAACAACTCTGTTCAATGCCCTCAAAGAATTGCGCTTGGAACTGGCCAAGAAACGCAAGGTGCCGGCCTATGCTGTCTTCCCAGATAAGACGCTGGCTGACATGGCGCGGCGCTGCCCCCAAAACGAAAACGAATTTGCTGAAATTCATGGCGTTGGCGAAGCCAAGTTAAAAAAGTTTGCTGTCCCCTTTTTAGATACAATCGCGGCGTTTCAAGAAGATACCGCCTAG
- a CDS encoding DsbA family oxidoreductase, whose product MQLDIFSDTICPYCLIGKRRLDQALAERPGLDVQISWLPFQLAPEMPVEGIDRKQHLTERFGSVEAAMENFEGMRQMGQAEGIDFRFDKIERSTNTFESHRMVYFAHAHGLQDEMVDALFVAYFTDGLFLGDHEVLAGIAEKIGLDGDEVRAFLKSDDASEAIRTDEAQIRSMGIESIPLYVINGSMPLSGLQSKDAFLRFLDRGAAAGA is encoded by the coding sequence ATGCAGCTTGATATTTTTTCCGATACGATTTGTCCGTATTGCCTTATCGGTAAGCGGCGTCTTGATCAGGCGTTGGCGGAACGGCCTGGGCTGGATGTTCAGATCAGCTGGCTGCCGTTTCAGTTAGCCCCTGAAATGCCTGTCGAAGGCATTGACCGTAAACAACACCTGACCGAACGCTTCGGCTCTGTTGAGGCTGCGATGGAAAATTTTGAGGGTATGCGTCAGATGGGTCAGGCGGAAGGGATAGATTTCCGCTTCGATAAAATCGAGCGCTCAACCAACACGTTCGAGTCGCATCGTATGGTTTACTTCGCCCATGCCCATGGTCTGCAGGATGAGATGGTAGACGCACTGTTTGTCGCCTATTTTACAGATGGATTGTTTTTAGGGGATCATGAAGTTCTAGCCGGCATTGCTGAGAAGATCGGGTTGGATGGCGATGAAGTTCGTGCATTCTTAAAAAGTGATGACGCGTCAGAGGCGATCCGAACCGATGAAGCGCAAATTCGATCCATGGGAATTGAGAGCATCCCGCTTTATGTGATCAACGGAAGCATGCCGCTGAGCGGTTTGCAGTCCAAGGACGCTTTTTTGCGGTTTCTGGATCGGGGAGCTGCGGCTGGGGCCTAA
- a CDS encoding methyltransferase domain-containing protein, translating to MALTPEKAAQIDGFTDRYRNARADVIRQMETSVFGCDYGATSWTTREEADRIIDMLTLGPNKRLLEIGSGSGWPGLYLAKASGCEVVQIDLPFDGLKVAAERAREDDMADRWDGAVADGAAVPFKNDAFESVFHSDVLCCLELKLEALSECRRVLRDDGTLVFSVLLISPNLSSDAHQHAITCGPPYIDAPADYPTLLAQAGWRQTDHADLTEKFYNSVCDLFKQEENNADELIDLFGEKSYAERLTSRRKRIEGLEAGLIKRELFRAVASS from the coding sequence ATGGCGCTCACACCTGAAAAAGCAGCTCAGATCGATGGCTTCACGGACAGGTATCGCAATGCCAGAGCCGATGTCATTCGACAAATGGAAACGTCTGTTTTTGGATGTGATTACGGTGCCACCAGTTGGACGACCCGCGAAGAAGCTGATCGCATCATCGACATGCTGACGCTTGGCCCAAACAAGAGATTATTGGAAATAGGTTCGGGCTCTGGCTGGCCTGGGCTTTATCTTGCTAAGGCGTCGGGGTGTGAAGTCGTGCAAATCGACTTGCCCTTTGATGGCTTGAAGGTTGCAGCAGAACGGGCGCGAGAAGACGACATGGCTGACAGGTGGGATGGTGCCGTTGCAGACGGTGCCGCAGTGCCCTTCAAAAACGATGCCTTCGAGAGTGTTTTTCATTCCGATGTTCTGTGTTGTCTGGAGCTAAAATTAGAGGCCCTCAGCGAATGTCGGCGCGTCCTTCGTGATGATGGCACACTGGTGTTTTCTGTCTTGCTGATATCGCCGAACCTTTCCTCTGATGCGCATCAACATGCGATCACCTGCGGCCCGCCCTACATTGATGCCCCGGCTGATTATCCAACATTGCTCGCACAAGCGGGATGGCGGCAAACCGACCACGCCGATTTAACTGAAAAATTTTATAACTCTGTTTGTGACTTGTTCAAGCAAGAGGAAAATAATGCCGATGAATTGATTGATTTGTTTGGAGAGAAGTCCTATGCGGAACGGCTGACAAGTCGCCGCAAAAGGATTGAAGGTCTAGAGGCTGGACTAATTAAACGAGAATTATTCAGAGCCGTGGCGAGTTCCTAA
- a CDS encoding DsbA family protein codes for MSEEATKEIIYIGDPMCSWCYGFSPTIQHLYQKHKNTVKMRLVVGGLHAGDNCIQTPERIQFLRDHWKEIGDRSGQAFKFDILENEGWHYETERCCRAVVTVRKLKPGSEYPYFANIQAGFYAENKDTNSDDMFADAATEYGIDRDEFLNVMNAEDTRQETAADFQWSRSTGVNGFPTVLVKDEKGLAALTMGYQPLEALEAPLQGWIDS; via the coding sequence ATGTCTGAAGAAGCAACCAAGGAAATCATCTATATCGGCGATCCCATGTGTTCGTGGTGCTACGGCTTTTCGCCAACCATCCAGCACTTGTATCAAAAACACAAAAATACGGTGAAGATGAGGTTGGTTGTGGGCGGGCTACACGCTGGTGACAACTGCATTCAGACTCCGGAGCGCATCCAGTTCCTACGTGACCACTGGAAGGAAATTGGCGACCGTTCAGGTCAGGCTTTCAAATTTGATATCCTGGAAAACGAAGGCTGGCATTATGAAACTGAACGTTGCTGCCGTGCTGTCGTCACGGTGCGAAAACTAAAGCCGGGCAGTGAATACCCTTACTTCGCCAACATTCAGGCCGGCTTTTATGCCGAGAACAAAGACACCAATTCAGATGATATGTTTGCCGATGCAGCAACGGAATACGGCATTGATAGAGACGAATTTCTGAACGTGATGAATGCTGAAGACACCCGCCAAGAAACTGCTGCCGACTTTCAATGGTCGCGGTCCACCGGCGTTAATGGCTTCCCAACCGTTCTGGTTAAGGACGAAAAAGGTTTGGCGGCGCTAACAATGGGCTACCAGCCGCTTGAGGCATTGGAAGCACCGTTACAAGGCTGGATAGACTCCTAA
- a CDS encoding HIT domain-containing protein yields MFKLHSQLAQDTVPVATLELCQVLLMKDARFPWLILVPQKSGLRELHDLAAGERIQLMEEISVTSQVLERCHAPDKINVGALGNLVEQLHIHVIARNQNDDAWPGPVWGQGTPVPYAQADLDQIRNDLETALEAALEDAEIK; encoded by the coding sequence ATGTTCAAACTCCACTCACAATTGGCCCAAGATACAGTCCCTGTCGCAACATTAGAGCTCTGCCAAGTCTTGCTTATGAAGGACGCGCGCTTTCCATGGCTGATCCTGGTGCCGCAAAAATCAGGACTTCGGGAACTTCATGATCTCGCTGCCGGTGAAAGAATCCAACTCATGGAAGAAATATCAGTTACGTCCCAAGTGCTGGAAAGGTGCCATGCCCCTGACAAAATAAATGTTGGGGCGTTAGGTAATCTCGTCGAACAATTGCACATTCATGTGATAGCGCGGAACCAAAACGATGACGCTTGGCCTGGACCTGTTTGGGGACAAGGAACACCTGTTCCCTACGCACAGGCAGATTTAGATCAAATTCGAAATGATCTAGAAACCGCCCTAGAGGCAGCCCTAGAAGACGCTGAGATAAAATGA
- a CDS encoding sulfotransferase: MLKGSIADIPIDRPIFICGLARAGTTILLELLAQHPDTGTFRYQDYPFPMLPTWWDKMNWARNITPVERSHKDGITVTPESPEAMEEMIWMHFFPDCHDPKISNVLEDADAAPEFSDFYRAMITKLLHARGRARYLAKNNYNITRLKFLAKEFPTARFVVPVRDPIWHVASLMKQHALFSNSDSRTRAYLRRAGHFEFGPDRRPINVGDGLADEIISLWEQDKEVEGWAKYWASMNGYLRKTLDGDTDLADRVLIVRYEDLCQSPKDGLRQIFEHVDLGVAGEFIERLAERLQAPRYYEPGFSEEEVLMIRELTHKV, encoded by the coding sequence ATGCTGAAAGGATCGATAGCGGATATTCCCATCGACCGCCCTATTTTTATCTGTGGCCTAGCCAGGGCAGGAACGACGATCTTATTAGAGCTGTTGGCTCAGCATCCAGATACAGGAACCTTCCGCTACCAAGACTATCCCTTTCCCATGCTGCCAACGTGGTGGGACAAGATGAACTGGGCGCGCAATATCACACCCGTTGAGCGTTCCCACAAAGACGGCATCACCGTTACCCCTGAAAGTCCAGAGGCGATGGAAGAAATGATTTGGATGCATTTTTTTCCAGACTGCCACGATCCCAAAATCTCGAACGTTTTAGAAGACGCTGACGCGGCCCCTGAATTTTCCGACTTTTACCGTGCCATGATCACCAAGTTGCTGCATGCACGGGGCAGGGCGCGGTATCTGGCCAAGAACAACTACAACATCACCCGGCTAAAATTCCTCGCCAAAGAATTCCCCACCGCCCGCTTTGTCGTGCCGGTACGTGATCCAATTTGGCATGTCGCATCATTAATGAAGCAACATGCCCTGTTCAGCAATTCCGACTCCCGCACCCGCGCCTACCTTCGTCGTGCAGGCCACTTTGAATTTGGCCCAGACCGCCGCCCTATTAACGTGGGGGATGGCCTAGCAGACGAAATCATTAGCCTATGGGAACAAGATAAAGAGGTCGAAGGGTGGGCCAAATACTGGGCGAGTATGAATGGGTATCTGCGAAAGACTCTAGACGGTGACACTGACTTGGCGGATAGGGTGCTAATCGTCAGGTATGAAGATTTGTGTCAGTCGCCAAAGGACGGGCTCCGGCAAATATTTGAGCATGTAGATTTGGGGGTTGCGGGGGAGTTTATTGAGAGGTTAGCGGAAAGGCTGCAAGCGCCGCGTTATTATGAGCCTGGATTTTCGGAGGAGGAGGTATTGATGATTCGAGAACTGACGCATAAAGTTTGA
- a CDS encoding SnoaL-like domain-containing protein, translating to MTKNRLEEAADRSEILQVSMFTLVYRDRGDWDELFDCFHPDAQITTSWFEGNAHEFIEGSSKMMGSHDPADSQKHFAGNPRVITNGEDRAVCEYYLTLHQRRRIDGYLFDFQTWSSTVDMFERRDDKWRVLGRWNIYEKDRMDPHKPGEVPMSFFEEMDLTPYPEGLQYHCWRNARGSSEMPSKGFVIEGTERAKDTRAAAQRWLDGGARPWEE from the coding sequence ATGACAAAAAATCGTTTAGAAGAAGCGGCAGACCGATCCGAAATCCTTCAGGTATCGATGTTTACATTGGTCTACCGCGATCGTGGAGATTGGGACGAGTTGTTTGACTGCTTTCATCCTGATGCGCAAATTACGACGTCTTGGTTTGAAGGAAACGCCCACGAATTTATCGAGGGCTCAAGCAAAATGATGGGCAGCCATGATCCTGCTGATAGCCAGAAGCATTTCGCAGGCAATCCACGTGTCATCACGAATGGTGAAGATCGTGCTGTGTGCGAGTACTACCTGACGCTCCATCAGCGCCGGCGGATTGATGGCTATCTTTTCGATTTTCAAACGTGGTCAAGTACCGTGGATATGTTCGAGCGACGCGATGACAAGTGGCGGGTGCTCGGTCGATGGAACATTTATGAAAAGGATCGGATGGATCCTCACAAACCTGGTGAGGTGCCGATGAGCTTTTTTGAGGAGATGGACCTGACACCCTATCCCGAAGGGCTTCAGTATCACTGTTGGCGCAATGCGCGCGGAAGCAGCGAAATGCCATCTAAAGGATTTGTCATAGAAGGAACCGAACGGGCAAAGGATACCCGTGCAGCTGCGCAACGTTGGCTCGATGGGGGCGCGCGTCCTTGGGAAGAATAG
- a CDS encoding type II toxin-antitoxin system death-on-curing family toxin: MPVQQEPVWVTEDEVAAISVQAVAQFGGLSGEVRDENLFKAALGRPLNKWHYDDPKPEIFTLAAAYCFALVKGHPFHDGNKRTAYITAIVFLELNDVICTPDQVDIVNTMLGAAEGSVTEEELGDWFKVNSMVDD; encoded by the coding sequence ATGCCTGTTCAGCAAGAGCCTGTATGGGTTACTGAGGATGAAGTGGCGGCGATCAGCGTCCAAGCGGTTGCACAATTTGGCGGTCTTTCAGGGGAAGTCCGCGACGAGAATCTTTTTAAAGCAGCTTTGGGACGCCCGCTCAACAAATGGCACTATGACGATCCTAAACCAGAAATTTTCACCCTTGCGGCGGCCTATTGCTTTGCACTCGTCAAGGGACACCCATTTCACGATGGAAACAAAAGAACAGCCTATATCACCGCCATCGTTTTTCTGGAACTGAACGATGTTATTTGCACGCCTGATCAAGTGGATATCGTTAATACCATGCTGGGTGCGGCAGAGGGCTCAGTGACTGAAGAGGAATTGGGCGATTGGTTTAAGGTCAACAGCATGGTTGATGATTGA
- a CDS encoding ankyrin repeat domain-containing protein: MIKAFLFVVVLGLGFADEGLAQTPPTLNELKAYTGFHAAAARGKVDAIERFIREGRDINVRDPFGRTPIMVAAFFKDLKAAAALIKGRADLNLLENDVYDALTISSVLNDLDMVKLLIKHGANAKLITSPYEGTALIASTHLGHVGVVRELIKAGAPLDHVNNLQWTALIEAIVLGDGGPNHVACVRLMVEAGANVNLADGDGTRPLSLAEQRGFKKMVEILNAAGGKP, translated from the coding sequence ATGATTAAAGCATTTCTTTTTGTAGTGGTTTTAGGGCTTGGATTTGCGGATGAAGGCTTGGCCCAAACACCACCAACGTTGAACGAACTCAAAGCCTATACAGGATTTCACGCTGCTGCAGCTCGCGGCAAAGTAGACGCTATTGAGCGATTTATTCGCGAAGGCCGAGACATTAATGTGCGTGACCCCTTTGGCCGAACGCCAATAATGGTAGCGGCTTTTTTCAAAGATTTAAAAGCGGCAGCTGCTCTGATCAAAGGCCGGGCCGATCTTAACTTACTGGAGAACGACGTCTACGATGCCCTGACCATTTCAAGCGTGCTGAATGATCTCGATATGGTGAAGCTGCTGATTAAGCACGGCGCGAATGCCAAGCTCATCACCAGTCCGTACGAAGGCACCGCGTTAATTGCTTCGACTCACTTGGGTCACGTTGGCGTGGTAAGGGAACTCATCAAGGCAGGAGCACCCTTAGACCACGTCAATAATCTTCAGTGGACGGCCCTCATTGAAGCCATTGTCCTTGGCGATGGCGGACCCAATCATGTGGCGTGCGTAAGGTTGATGGTGGAAGCTGGTGCAAACGTAAATTTGGCCGACGGAGATGGCACACGCCCTTTAAGCTTGGCCGAACAGCGGGGTTTTAAAAAGATGGTGGAGATCCTGAATGCTGCCGGGGGGAAACCTTAG
- a CDS encoding acyl-CoA thioesterase, producing the protein MNDTTEKTTATAIPTNIEAYPYRTNDTIRFQDIDRNNHVNNIAFAVYGETGRTNFVDHLTEEYGETIRFIAARFTIDYLAQAFFPGTIEIGTAVSKIGNKSSTLAQAIFCKGECIATNEMTWVYFNPTENRSETIPDDVRSLLQKYQFIQ; encoded by the coding sequence ATGAACGACACCACTGAAAAAACAACTGCAACTGCAATTCCAACAAACATCGAAGCCTACCCCTACCGGACAAATGACACCATTCGGTTTCAAGATATCGACCGTAATAATCACGTCAATAATATTGCCTTTGCCGTCTATGGAGAAACAGGCCGTACCAACTTTGTCGATCATCTGACTGAGGAATATGGCGAAACCATTCGATTTATCGCGGCTCGATTTACCATTGATTATTTGGCGCAGGCGTTTTTTCCGGGAACCATTGAGATTGGTACGGCGGTTTCCAAAATAGGCAATAAATCGAGCACCTTGGCTCAAGCTATTTTTTGCAAAGGAGAATGTATCGCGACCAATGAAATGACCTGGGTCTATTTTAATCCTACAGAAAACCGCTCAGAAACAATCCCCGATGATGTTCGGAGCTTGCTCCAGAAATATCAATTCATTCAATAA
- a CDS encoding DEAD/DEAH box helicase — protein MTNFEGLQLAQPILHAIADEGYTTPSPIQAKSIPPLLEGRDLLGVAQTGTGKTAAFALPLLHRLSKHAVKSRPNQPHALILAPTRELAGQIGDSLRTYARHLGLRSRVIFGGVSARPQIKVLNQGVHILVATPGRLLDLMNQRHVRLDGIEIFVLDEADRMLDMGFIRDVKKIEAALPKRRQTTLFSATMPKSVEGLAASLLNDPVRVEVAPAATTAEKVEQSVLFVPKDKKRALLSELLKDKSMERVLIFTRTKHGADKVARHLQQKGISSDAIHGNKAQNARQRALNAFRSGNTRVLVATDIAARGIDVEGVTHVINFELPNEPESYVHRIGRTARAGQAGIAISFCELDERYYLRDIEKTIRQSVPIEYDHPFHSEEIANDPGTKKRSPQRNQRQGQRQGQRQGQRQGQRQGQGQGQGQGQGGKGQNQSRRRNSQRSRRPARMAA, from the coding sequence ATGACTAATTTTGAGGGCCTTCAATTGGCCCAACCCATCCTTCACGCCATTGCGGACGAAGGTTACACCACGCCGTCTCCTATTCAGGCGAAATCCATTCCACCGTTGCTTGAAGGCCGCGACCTTTTAGGTGTTGCGCAGACGGGCACTGGTAAGACAGCAGCCTTCGCGCTGCCCTTGTTGCACCGCTTGTCAAAGCACGCTGTTAAGTCACGGCCCAATCAGCCACATGCGCTGATCTTGGCACCGACCCGCGAATTGGCGGGGCAAATTGGCGATAGCCTGCGGACGTATGCGCGTCACTTGGGTCTGCGCTCCAGGGTCATCTTCGGCGGTGTTTCCGCTCGGCCCCAAATCAAAGTTTTGAACCAAGGTGTTCATATTTTGGTTGCGACACCTGGTCGCTTGCTTGACTTAATGAACCAGCGCCACGTACGGCTTGATGGAATTGAGATATTTGTTCTTGATGAAGCCGATCGCATGCTCGATATGGGCTTTATTCGTGACGTTAAAAAAATTGAAGCGGCATTACCTAAGCGTCGTCAGACGACTTTATTCTCGGCCACCATGCCAAAATCGGTGGAGGGTTTGGCCGCGAGCCTGCTCAATGATCCGGTTCGGGTTGAGGTTGCCCCAGCGGCGACCACGGCAGAAAAGGTGGAACAGAGCGTTCTCTTTGTGCCTAAGGATAAAAAGCGGGCTTTGTTGAGTGAGCTTCTAAAAGACAAGAGCATGGAGCGGGTGCTTATCTTTACCCGCACCAAGCACGGCGCCGATAAGGTTGCCCGGCATCTGCAGCAGAAGGGTATTTCCTCGGATGCCATCCATGGTAATAAGGCTCAGAATGCCCGCCAACGAGCGCTTAATGCTTTTCGCTCTGGCAATACGCGTGTCTTGGTCGCAACGGACATTGCGGCGCGTGGGATTGATGTTGAAGGCGTTACTCACGTCATTAACTTCGAACTGCCGAATGAACCCGAAAGCTATGTCCACCGTATTGGCCGTACGGCGCGTGCCGGGCAGGCTGGTATCGCGATTTCGTTCTGCGAATTGGATGAACGTTATTATCTGCGCGATATCGAAAAGACCATTCGCCAGAGTGTACCGATAGAATACGATCATCCCTTCCATTCTGAAGAGATTGCCAACGACCCGGGCACTAAAAAGCGGAGCCCACAGCGGAATCAACGCCAAGGTCAACGCCAAGGCCAGCGCCAAGGTCAACGCCAAGGCCAGCGCCAAGGTCAAGGCCAAGGTCAAGGCCAAGGTCAAGGCGGAAAGGGCCAAAATCAAAGCCGTCGCCGCAATTCACAGCGGTCCAGGCGTCCGGCGCGTATGGCGGCTTAG